One Ictalurus furcatus strain D&B chromosome 24, Billie_1.0, whole genome shotgun sequence DNA segment encodes these proteins:
- the crtc2 gene encoding CREB-regulated transcription coactivator 2 isoform X4 produces the protein MNLTGAAIGTTGRGQWSGSGSASLTCNPRKFSEKIALQIQRQAADTAAFQEVMMDITSTRIQAQKVRQAQSLASYYGGSLPNVSQISAYPTGNQSQFLSNPDYSVTQLHHVRTEHGQRDHRPSIHGRPNRRHIDSAPYLSAHLSPPSGPSWRRNWFNRSANEKSQMDQTPMTALSRTRSDSALHTSVRMIYSGDPNPEQVLTGCSNKTGTPLFSPPVPLIEENVQEEGRTAKLQKHVSKKLEWGQQKAGKIPSTLSGCDTPGNHISGSLPDLSSLCLPSAAPDASNLQPPTNTNPISSSTGVHHLPSSAAHEVSTDSDCPLPCLLSSLQALVGNPLLQSSLSNPNLQTTLSSPSLHDSLSSTSLCTSLSSSSLKSSLSSQSLRSSVSSLSLSNQSFQSTASSCSYSSGIGASRSCSSSSLSCSPRTSGQVTVSHTTSSVRRSQLSPLMVPSGEESLWQQPTLSPTLSCITQGVALNSAKLRQEVKPPPYPYSQFPLTGTPKVHNSSQSWQLHQSEGWDQCRQNTRWCQQQGSKLLSSQCKPQPHYMQLQSRQCQTQDSLLSPYHYTPQQQLDKHTPHAPQQYQQTQSNQQSQQQPVNCAQTQQYLQQQTQQFPPQYQQQYQQLNQCWNHEIHLINDNQNPLHCQSKDESPQNQQPLRHQNVLPAQDECTSWNNPLNRQNVPDMRRQRSLGTYMHLKERPKLQSKKLVQETERGRAHSSKPVHSQKALQFSKMASTSSPDNKFGLRNKSYVGLHLTPSQTEALSQKLGQLHKVTRNSDSKCQDVEGKHLCDVEHFRNSPSQSYSNDVSCSFPSMGSAVPSACLDDVTSDLPFSVPEFDLDPFILAAESPEMCSGGF, from the exons ATGAACTTGACAGGAGCGGCGATCGGAACTACAGGACGCGGGCAGTGGAGCGGTTCAGGCTCCGCGTCTTTAACCTGCAACCCCCGCAAATTCAGCGAGAAAATCGCCCTGCAAATTCAGCGGCAAGCCGCAGATACAGCCGCCTTCCAGGAGGTTATGATGGACATCACTTCCACCAGG ATTCAGGCTCAGAAAGTTCGGCAAGCGCAGAGCCTGGCCTCGTATTATGGAGGATCGCTGCCAAATGTCAGTCAGATATCAGCATATCCAACAGGAAATCAG AGCCAGTTCCTGTCTAACCCAGATTACAGTGTCACCCAACTGCACCATGTGAGGACAGAACATGGACAGAGAGATCACAGACCCAGCATTCATGGACGGCCAAACAGGAGACAT ATCGACAGTGCCCCCTATCTGTCCGCCCACTTGTCTCCTCCCTCAGGCCCCAGCTGGCGGAG GAACTGGTTCAACAGGTCTGCAAATGAAAAGAGCCAGATGGACCAAACGCCGATGACGGCCCTTAGTAG GACTCGCTCAGACTCTGCCCTTCACACCAGTGTGAGGATGATCTATAGCGGTGACCCGAATCCTGAACAGGTCTTGACTGGCTGCTCAAATAAAACTG GGACCCCATTATTTTCACCTCCAGTGCCTCTGATTGAGGAGAATGTCCAAGAGGAAGGAAGGACTGCAAAATTACAGAAG cacgtctcaaaaaagttggaatgggggcaacaaaaggctggaaaa ATACCGTCAACATTATCTGGATGTGACACCCCTGGAAATCA CATAAGCGGCTCTCTGCCAGACCTCTCCAGTCTGTGTCTGCCCTCTGCAGCGCCCGACGCTTCAAACCTACAACCTCCGACCAACACCAACCCAATCAGCAGCTCCACCGGCGTACACCACCTACCCAGCAGTGCCGCACATGAAGTCTCGACCGACAGTGATTGTCCCCTACCTT gTTTGTTATCATCTCTCCAGGCGCTCGTCGGTAATCCCTTGCTTCAGTCTTCTCTCAGCAACCCTAATCTCCAGACGACGCTTAGCAGCCCTTCACTACATGACTCTCTAAGCTCCACGTCCCTGTGCACGTCACTAAGCAGCTCGTCCCTGAAGTCCTCCCTTAGTAGCCAGTCCCTGCGGTCCTCCGTTAGTAGCTTGTCTCTGAGTAACCAGTCTTTCCAGTCAACAGCTAGCAGCTGCAGCTATAGTAGTGGGATCGGTGCATCTCGCTCTTGCTCCTCGtcttctctctcctgctcaccACGTACTAGTGGGCAGGTAACGGTGTCGCATACGACTTCATCAGTAAGGAGAAGCCAGCTCAGCCCATTAATGGTGCCCAGTGGTGAAGAATCGCTTTGGCAACAACCGACTCTGTCTCCCACGCTCTCCTGTATAACCCAA GGGGTTGCACTTAACAGCGCGAAACTACGACAAGAGGTCAAACCACCACCATATCCTTACAGTCAGTTTCCTCTAACAGGGACTCCAAAGGTTCATAATTCTTCTCAGTCTTGGCAGCTCCATCAGTCTGAGGGATGGGATCAGTGCAGACAAAATACCAGATGGTGCCAACAGCAAGGCTCAAAGCTGTTAAGCTCTCAGTGTAAACCACAACCACATTATATGCAGCTTCAGAGCCGACAATGCCAAACACAGGACAGCCTACTGAGTCCATATCACTACACACCACAGCAACAGctagacaaacacacaccgcaTGCACCACAGCAGTACCAACAGACTCAAAGTAATCAACAGTCACAGCAACAACCAGTAAACTGTGCACAGACTCAACAATACTTACagcaacaaacacaacaatttcCACCACAGTACCAACAGCAATACCAGCAACTCAACCAATGCTGGAATCACGAAATACATCTCATAAACGACAACCAGAACCCGCTACACTGCCAAAGCAAAGATGAAAGTCCTCAGAATCAGCAGCCTCTTCGCCATCAAAATGTCCTGCCAGCTCAGGATGAATGCACATCATGGAACAATCCACTAAATCGACAAAACGTCCCTGATATGAGAAGACAAAGATCTCTCGGGACATATATGCACTTGAAGGAACGGCCAAAACTACAGTCCAAGAAGCTGGTCCAAGAAACTGAAAGAGGGAGAGCTCACAGCTCTAAACCAGTCCATTCTCAGAAAGCTCTCCAGTTTAGTAAAATGGCTTCCACCAGTTCACCGGATAATAAATTCGGGCTTCGCAAT AAATCTTATGTTGGACTTCACCTGACACCGAGCCAGACAGAAGCTCTCTCACAGAAG CTTGGCCAACTCCATAAGGTCACCAGAAATTCTGACTCCAAATGTCAGGATGTAGAGGGGAAACATCTGTGTGATGTTGAGCACTTCAGGAACTCACCATCCCAGAGTTACAGTAATGATGTGTCATGTAGTTTTCCCAGCATGGGTTCTGCAG TGCCATCTGCCTGCTTGGATGATGTGACTTCAGATCTGCCGTTCTCAGTTCCAGAATTTGACCTGGACCCCTTTATCCTGGCAGCTGAATCACCTGAAATGTGCAGTGGAGGATTTTAG
- the crtc2 gene encoding CREB-regulated transcription coactivator 2 isoform X5, producing MNLTGAAIGTTGRGQWSGSGSASLTCNPRKFSEKIALQIQRQAADTAAFQEVMMDITSTRIQAQKVRQAQSLASYYGGSLPNVSQISAYPTGNQSQFLSNPDYSVTQLHHVRTEHGQRDHRPSIHGRPNRRHIDSAPYLSAHLSPPSGPSWRRNWFNRSANEKSQMDQTPMTALSRTRSDSALHTSVRMIYSGDPNPEQVLTGCSNKTGTPLFSPPVPLIEENVQEEGRTAKLQKIPSTLSGCDTPGNHSFPSAVSSLSISGSLPDLSSLCLPSAAPDASNLQPPTNTNPISSSTGVHHLPSSAAHEVSTDSDCPLPCLLSSLQALVGNPLLQSSLSNPNLQTTLSSPSLHDSLSSTSLCTSLSSSSLKSSLSSQSLRSSVSSLSLSNQSFQSTASSCSYSSGIGASRSCSSSSLSCSPRTSGQVTVSHTTSSVRRSQLSPLMVPSGEESLWQQPTLSPTLSCITQGVALNSAKLRQEVKPPPYPYSQFPLTGTPKVHNSSQSWQLHQSEGWDQCRQNTRWCQQQGSKLLSSQCKPQPHYMQLQSRQCQTQDSLLSPYHYTPQQQLDKHTPHAPQQYQQTQSNQQSQQQPVNCAQTQQYLQQQTQQFPPQYQQQYQQLNQCWNHEIHLINDNQNPLHCQSKDESPQNQQPLRHQNVLPAQDECTSWNNPLNRQNVPDMRRQRSLGTYMHLKERPKLQSKKLVQETERGRAHSSKPVHSQKALQFSKMASTSSPDNKFGLRNKSYVGLHLTPSQTEALSQKLGQLHKVTRNSDSKCQDVEGKHLCDVEHFRNSPSQSYSNDVSCSFPSMGSAVPSACLDDVTSDLPFSVPEFDLDPFILAAESPEMCSGGF from the exons ATGAACTTGACAGGAGCGGCGATCGGAACTACAGGACGCGGGCAGTGGAGCGGTTCAGGCTCCGCGTCTTTAACCTGCAACCCCCGCAAATTCAGCGAGAAAATCGCCCTGCAAATTCAGCGGCAAGCCGCAGATACAGCCGCCTTCCAGGAGGTTATGATGGACATCACTTCCACCAGG ATTCAGGCTCAGAAAGTTCGGCAAGCGCAGAGCCTGGCCTCGTATTATGGAGGATCGCTGCCAAATGTCAGTCAGATATCAGCATATCCAACAGGAAATCAG AGCCAGTTCCTGTCTAACCCAGATTACAGTGTCACCCAACTGCACCATGTGAGGACAGAACATGGACAGAGAGATCACAGACCCAGCATTCATGGACGGCCAAACAGGAGACAT ATCGACAGTGCCCCCTATCTGTCCGCCCACTTGTCTCCTCCCTCAGGCCCCAGCTGGCGGAG GAACTGGTTCAACAGGTCTGCAAATGAAAAGAGCCAGATGGACCAAACGCCGATGACGGCCCTTAGTAG GACTCGCTCAGACTCTGCCCTTCACACCAGTGTGAGGATGATCTATAGCGGTGACCCGAATCCTGAACAGGTCTTGACTGGCTGCTCAAATAAAACTG GGACCCCATTATTTTCACCTCCAGTGCCTCTGATTGAGGAGAATGTCCAAGAGGAAGGAAGGACTGCAAAATTACAGAAG ATACCGTCAACATTATCTGGATGTGACACCCCTGGAAATCA TAGTTTCCCATCTGCTGTTTCTTCTCTCAGCATAAGCGGCTCTCTGCCAGACCTCTCCAGTCTGTGTCTGCCCTCTGCAGCGCCCGACGCTTCAAACCTACAACCTCCGACCAACACCAACCCAATCAGCAGCTCCACCGGCGTACACCACCTACCCAGCAGTGCCGCACATGAAGTCTCGACCGACAGTGATTGTCCCCTACCTT gTTTGTTATCATCTCTCCAGGCGCTCGTCGGTAATCCCTTGCTTCAGTCTTCTCTCAGCAACCCTAATCTCCAGACGACGCTTAGCAGCCCTTCACTACATGACTCTCTAAGCTCCACGTCCCTGTGCACGTCACTAAGCAGCTCGTCCCTGAAGTCCTCCCTTAGTAGCCAGTCCCTGCGGTCCTCCGTTAGTAGCTTGTCTCTGAGTAACCAGTCTTTCCAGTCAACAGCTAGCAGCTGCAGCTATAGTAGTGGGATCGGTGCATCTCGCTCTTGCTCCTCGtcttctctctcctgctcaccACGTACTAGTGGGCAGGTAACGGTGTCGCATACGACTTCATCAGTAAGGAGAAGCCAGCTCAGCCCATTAATGGTGCCCAGTGGTGAAGAATCGCTTTGGCAACAACCGACTCTGTCTCCCACGCTCTCCTGTATAACCCAA GGGGTTGCACTTAACAGCGCGAAACTACGACAAGAGGTCAAACCACCACCATATCCTTACAGTCAGTTTCCTCTAACAGGGACTCCAAAGGTTCATAATTCTTCTCAGTCTTGGCAGCTCCATCAGTCTGAGGGATGGGATCAGTGCAGACAAAATACCAGATGGTGCCAACAGCAAGGCTCAAAGCTGTTAAGCTCTCAGTGTAAACCACAACCACATTATATGCAGCTTCAGAGCCGACAATGCCAAACACAGGACAGCCTACTGAGTCCATATCACTACACACCACAGCAACAGctagacaaacacacaccgcaTGCACCACAGCAGTACCAACAGACTCAAAGTAATCAACAGTCACAGCAACAACCAGTAAACTGTGCACAGACTCAACAATACTTACagcaacaaacacaacaatttcCACCACAGTACCAACAGCAATACCAGCAACTCAACCAATGCTGGAATCACGAAATACATCTCATAAACGACAACCAGAACCCGCTACACTGCCAAAGCAAAGATGAAAGTCCTCAGAATCAGCAGCCTCTTCGCCATCAAAATGTCCTGCCAGCTCAGGATGAATGCACATCATGGAACAATCCACTAAATCGACAAAACGTCCCTGATATGAGAAGACAAAGATCTCTCGGGACATATATGCACTTGAAGGAACGGCCAAAACTACAGTCCAAGAAGCTGGTCCAAGAAACTGAAAGAGGGAGAGCTCACAGCTCTAAACCAGTCCATTCTCAGAAAGCTCTCCAGTTTAGTAAAATGGCTTCCACCAGTTCACCGGATAATAAATTCGGGCTTCGCAAT AAATCTTATGTTGGACTTCACCTGACACCGAGCCAGACAGAAGCTCTCTCACAGAAG CTTGGCCAACTCCATAAGGTCACCAGAAATTCTGACTCCAAATGTCAGGATGTAGAGGGGAAACATCTGTGTGATGTTGAGCACTTCAGGAACTCACCATCCCAGAGTTACAGTAATGATGTGTCATGTAGTTTTCCCAGCATGGGTTCTGCAG TGCCATCTGCCTGCTTGGATGATGTGACTTCAGATCTGCCGTTCTCAGTTCCAGAATTTGACCTGGACCCCTTTATCCTGGCAGCTGAATCACCTGAAATGTGCAGTGGAGGATTTTAG